A single region of the Devosia sp. FJ2-5-3 genome encodes:
- a CDS encoding peptidoglycan DD-metalloendopeptidase family protein produces the protein MAGLALFTLAALPLLAQTETAPAPDRAAPTGDVPETATQGATPDAVVQEDMAQDAGQATVSASATDLEEVEASLNLSRERIEALKAEIAEMEGDRTQQNAALIAAGQRVKMAEIEVADVEERISELIVAELGVRGRLDGADAEIANVLAALQRISLNPPPALIVDPSDALGSARGAMLIAAIVPQLRARADSVAVDLKELTSIKEQALAEEETLKANHAVLEEEQLRIATLIAARRQGISQRGIELDSQEREAVELAERAATLRELIDALSARAANSATPQPAEDLPGLSPEAIRVALANAARTEPAVPFPLARGYLSQPANGVTVLEFGSGDGRGGISQGQSVVTRAEAQVVAPADGWVLYKGPYLNYGQIIILNTGQGYTALLAGLETISVDIGQFVQMGEPLGQMGSRTIGRTVTTSAGNAQPTLYIELRQNNRPFDPDGWWAPNEQTG, from the coding sequence TTGGCAGGCCTTGCCCTGTTCACGCTTGCCGCTCTGCCGCTTCTGGCCCAGACCGAGACGGCGCCGGCACCCGATAGGGCCGCGCCGACTGGCGATGTGCCCGAAACTGCCACCCAGGGCGCCACTCCGGACGCCGTCGTTCAGGAAGATATGGCTCAGGATGCCGGGCAGGCGACTGTCTCGGCCAGCGCAACCGATCTGGAAGAAGTTGAAGCGTCCCTGAACCTCAGCCGGGAGCGGATCGAAGCGCTCAAGGCCGAAATCGCGGAGATGGAAGGCGACCGCACCCAGCAGAATGCCGCTCTGATCGCCGCCGGGCAGCGGGTCAAGATGGCCGAAATCGAAGTTGCCGATGTCGAGGAGCGCATCTCGGAGCTGATCGTGGCCGAACTCGGGGTACGCGGACGCCTCGATGGCGCGGACGCCGAGATCGCCAACGTCCTGGCCGCTCTGCAGCGGATTTCCCTCAATCCCCCGCCCGCCCTTATTGTCGACCCCAGCGACGCCCTTGGCTCGGCTCGCGGCGCCATGCTGATCGCCGCGATCGTTCCTCAATTGCGCGCCAGAGCCGATAGCGTCGCTGTCGACCTCAAGGAACTGACCTCGATCAAGGAGCAGGCCCTGGCCGAGGAGGAAACGCTCAAGGCCAACCACGCCGTGCTCGAAGAGGAGCAATTGCGCATCGCCACGCTGATTGCAGCGCGTCGGCAGGGCATTTCCCAGCGCGGAATCGAACTGGACAGCCAGGAGCGCGAAGCGGTTGAACTGGCCGAGCGCGCCGCCACTCTGCGCGAATTGATCGATGCGCTCTCGGCACGGGCGGCCAATAGCGCCACGCCGCAACCGGCAGAAGACTTACCCGGTCTCTCGCCCGAGGCCATCAGGGTGGCGCTGGCCAATGCGGCGCGAACCGAACCGGCCGTGCCCTTCCCGCTGGCGCGCGGCTATCTCTCCCAGCCGGCCAATGGCGTGACCGTGCTCGAATTCGGTTCGGGCGATGGTCGCGGCGGTATTTCCCAGGGCCAATCGGTGGTTACCCGGGCCGAAGCGCAGGTCGTGGCGCCGGCAGATGGCTGGGTGCTCTATAAAGGCCCTTACCTCAATTACGGCCAGATCATCATCTTAAATACCGGACAGGGCTATACGGCCTTGCTGGCCGGCCTTGAAACCATCAGCGTGGATATCGGTCAGTTTGTGCAAATGGGGGAACCCCTGGGTCAGATGGGTTCACGCACAATTGGACGAACCGTGACGACCAGCGCTGGTAACGCCCAACCGACCCTTTATATTGAACTTCGACAGAACAACCGGCCTTTCGACCCGGATGGGTGGTGGGCTCCGAACGAACAGACGGGATAG
- the rlmH gene encoding 23S rRNA (pseudouridine(1915)-N(3))-methyltransferase RlmH produces MRVTLAAIGRMKSGPERELVARYLDRATASGKPLALTHFDCIELAESRASSAPARKAEEAKALKSALPSGIIVSLDERGKGLGSEAFAALLLRWRDEGRPAASFVIGGADGLDPDFTRASDLMLSFSPMVWPHQLVRIMLAEQLYRATTILSGHPYHRGD; encoded by the coding sequence CGAGCGAGAGCTCGTGGCCCGTTATCTTGACCGTGCAACCGCAAGCGGCAAGCCTCTTGCCCTGACCCATTTCGATTGTATCGAGCTGGCGGAATCGCGTGCGAGCTCCGCGCCGGCACGCAAGGCGGAAGAGGCCAAGGCGCTCAAGAGTGCCCTGCCCTCCGGCATCATCGTCTCGCTCGACGAGAGGGGAAAGGGCCTGGGTTCAGAGGCCTTTGCGGCGCTGCTCCTGCGCTGGCGCGACGAGGGCCGCCCGGCAGCCAGTTTCGTCATCGGCGGCGCCGATGGCCTCGATCCCGACTTCACCCGCGCCAGCGACCTCATGCTCAGCTTCTCGCCCATGGTGTGGCCGCACCAATTGGTGCGCATCATGCTCGCCGAGCAATTGTACCGGGCAACCACTATCCTTTCCGGCCACCCCTATCATCGCGGCGATTAA